The Juglans microcarpa x Juglans regia isolate MS1-56 chromosome 8D, Jm3101_v1.0, whole genome shotgun sequence genomic sequence GGAGTCTTACAGTTGGAATGGCAGGTTATaatgatgggaaaaaaaaattgtgctaGCAATAACTGTTGCCTTAGCTAAACCATCAACAATCTCATCCACTTTATAGATCCGTCAAATTTCCTTCTAATAAGACAGTGCATTACTAAGCTAAGTTTTATAAGAAAACATGGAATGGGAAGGGACAAACGATGACCTAGGATCTATGAGTATGGTCCCTCACCACAGAAGTAGGACCACCTGAAACACAATGATTAAAAAACTTGTGATGCAGAACATAATGAGATCACATGACATGCAAATCCATTATATGCATTACATGATAGCCTGCCATAAAAAAAGGGAGAAGTGCTACACCAAAAGTAAAGCAGAAATATCATGAAATACACAACAAAGTCCctcaaatacacaaaaatatattcaatccACAACAAATTTATCCAACTCAATTATTACAACAAAGTTcctcaaatacacaaaatatatccaATCCACAACAAATTTATCCAACTCAATCATTACAACAAAGTCcctcaaatatacaaaatatatcaaatcCACAACAAATTTATCCAACTCAATCATTACAACAAAGTCCctcaaatacacaaaaatatattcaattcACAACAAATTTATCCATCTCAATCATTACAACAAAGTCTctcaaatacacaaaatatatccaATCCACAACAAATTTATTCAACCCAATCATTACAACAAAGTCcctcaaatacacaaaatatatccaATCCACAACAAATTTATCCAACCCAATCATTACAACGAAGTCcatcaaatacacaaaatatatccaATCCACAGCAAATTTATCCAATCCAATCATTACAACAAAGTCCATCAAATACACAAAGTTTATCCAATCCAATGTCACAACAAAGTCCCTCCCTCAAATAcattcaataaagaaaagaaccaGTGCAATACATTCAAACGACAAAAAAGTTTAACTGGGAACCCATCATTGCAATGGTTGTGATCCATCTAATCCAAATTGCATCTGTAtagaataaacaaaaaaatatattattcaggtaatatatattagtattaaactaaaaaaaaaaaaagctatgaCCCACTTACGCTTTCTCGACTTTGCATCACTATTTCTCGGGGTTGGGTTTCAATAACGTGTATAGCCACGCTTTCTCTTACTGGAACAGCCTGCTGGAAATCAAATATGAATATATAgccaaataatgaaaattagtaataaatataaacttattaatataccATCTCAAAAGGGCCAAATAAATTCCTGCATACTTCTACGATCGGTGTATCTCCTCTATCCACGACTTGGGTATCTCCTCCATCTcgctaataattatttaataaacaaaattacattaaatcattttcttcgtcaacaaaatataataaaaagtggatattaaaatatcatcacctCTTTACGCTTCCCCTTTGCTGGTGCTTTCTTGGTCTTTGCTTTAGCTTTCCGCATGTCTATCTCCATCCTGGATGCTCTCCTTAGAGATGAAGGTCTGCCTTTGCCTCGCACAACATGCGGACTACGTACTTCCCTAGAACCACCGACCGTAGTGTCCTTTGCCGTACTATCAACATTGGAACCAATTTGAGTCATCGATGGGGGTTCTTGATTGGCACGATACAAATCAATCattgcatataattttgttctcGCATCCTCAGTATGCTCTCTTGAACCCGTTGTGTGAGTAATCATctaataacaaatatttaaaagacttgaatatctattagAATCTGCCCGTTGTTCCCCTCCATCATAGCTGCTGTGGATTAATATGTATCCCCTTTTAATATCCTTCCTCCATAGATCTAAAATGTACATTTTTGACAAAAATTTAATATCGTTACACCTGAATACGACCAAAATATGCCGACACAATATCTCCATCATCTCAAATAATCCACAAGAGCACTTTGCTACTGCATCTTTGTCACTAAAGTCCACAAAATGGGTAACCAGCTTAGTGAACTCTTCCAAACAAACTTCATCCtctaccatatatatttttactgcACCATCACTTTTATGTAACTTTGGATTCAAGTCAATGATGCCATTGATTTGCTGCTGAACTTCCTTAAATTTAGCATTCATGTACAACTCTTGAAACCTCTTTTCAATCGAAGATCTAGATATGCAGGGGATTCtgacattaaatgattggaAGTCCGcaaaattttcattctcaatcttttttttcaacGCGTTATCAAATTGGTCTACAAACTCCTTCAAGTTTGTCCTAGAATGAACATAACtatcaaaaaatgcattcatgctctcgctTCGCTGCATTGTACTCATTTCAGCCAAAAAACACTCCTTCAGAAATGTCGATACCCAATGTTCACGCTCAACATATAAGCTTTGCAACCACACATTCCCATGCAAGTTGTAAGTGTTAATCAACTGAttccaacatttttcaaactcaTCAACAAGTTGGGTGTCATATAAACATTTCATCAATGCATTTTTCATCCCAGTTTTGTACGAACTATATGAGCCAAGCTTCTCGGAGACTTTCTTTAGTATATGCCAAAGACAAAATCTATGCTGGGTTTCTGGGAAAACAATTACGATTGCATTTTTCATCGCTCTATCCTGATCAGTGATAATAGCCTTCGGAGCGATACCATCCATGCATTGCAACCATGTCTCGAATAACCACACATAGGTCTCAGTATCCTCATTGGAAATCAGGCCTGCTCCCAACAAAATTGATTGtccatggtggtttacaccaacaaatggtgcaaaggTATATCGATTTGTTAGGTATGTGGTGTCGAATGTGACCACATCATCGAAATCTTAGTACGCTGCTCTATTATGGGAGTCTGCCCAGAAGACATTCTTTAACCTCCCCTCATCATCTATATCCATCATATAAAAGAACCTAGGATTTTTGTACTACATCCGTAAAAAGTAATCTCGGAGTGCTCGCTCCAGCACCACCTACGCCAAGTCGTAAATGTCTTGCCTTGTCAATATAATTAcgacaatcattttccaaaaatgggagGTTTTGAATCCACCCGCGCCAACAACAAGAGATTTAGTTCGGATGCCAGCCAAATCATTTGTATCGAGGACCTTTTTTTATGGCATCACtaacttctctattacatcgGAAGAAGCGGGATTTCTTTGGACTGAGGCCGTTGTTATGGATATTATGTACTGTTGTCAACCGAAGCACACCATCTTGCCttaaggcattaatctttgccttacattTAGTTTTCCCTATCGGACGTGAGTTGGCAACATTCAACGTCCTATTCTGGGCCTTCCCACCGCGGGCACAAGCAAGGGTGACATATCTAACAGACTCATCTTCTCCCCTCTCGGTCTGTTTTGTCATCACCCCAAACTCGCATTTCTTACTATATTCCTTATAATAACTTAATAAATCTTCAAAGGAATTAAACTCTATTCCCGACTTTGGCTCCTCAATTGTATCATCATCATCCACTTGGACATTCTGAGATTTCTCAGCACTGCCATCATCAGGTTTTGTAGGACTTGGTCTATCCTCAGTACATTCTTCAGCTCTAGGAGATCAACATGGCGCTTCAGTTTCCCCACCATCAGGTCTATTATCCTCTGAACCAACTATTCTACTTGTGGCGGAACTTGTATTGCTGATCGGAGTCAGAGGTTCCATGATATGTTGAAATGGGTAACCAGCATTCTGCAATAAACACAGAAAGTATGCAATTAAACTCCTACAAAGAAgccaacttattttttttataggtgcaAAGAAGCCAACTTATTAAGAATAAATCCTGATCAGTTATCACCACCTGTATgttgattggatattggttgccaACCGGATATGGTAGAAAAGTCGGTGACCACGTAGGCACTGGTCCAAAGTAACCAGGCATGTAATTTGGAATGTTTGGACTAGTTGATGGTTTGACCTAACATGTTATTAGATAAAgttattgatgtattttggaaataaatatcGACTCAACAATACCaatgttattgatatattaaatcatataacaTACATACCTCAGATGGGGAATTTGAGCTAGATAATGTCTGCGTAGTTGGCTGTTCTTTCCCGTTTCCCATTCTGAAAATTAGTATAAACTATCAAGACAACCAATTGACATTCAACAGGTGGGTTTTTatagctggaaaaaaaaaaataaactatcatGCAAAAGCAACTAAAATGCCATTCAAGCAATTAAAATGCCAAGTGAAAGGACAATTCGTAGCATAATGTATTGATTATAAATGGTTTTGTGAGCTAtcaacaataatatattaattatcaaatgaGAACTACCTCCTTTAAACAAGATGTAAATTACAGGCTGCATAATATTTCGAATCCAATGGAAAAACCATGCATGCTCTAGCCATCAAAATCCATATGGGAAATGAAGCAAAAActcccttattttttttttattggctggTGCTTTTATATTACCTTCCCATGGACATTAATATAACAAAGAACAAAACGATATATATAccaggaaaaaaattaatgccTCTTTGCAGTTAAAGTAGCTTCTGAAACTCCATCACATTAACATAAGACACTACCTGTTACACAACTGTTTGAGCTGTTAAGAGCTACTCttagttctatttttttattcaaaatccatagaaaagTGCGGGTTATAGGAGAGCCAAAAGGAGAAAGCAAACTGCCCCACATATatatgaaaccaaaaaaaaaaaaaaaaacctagtgcTAGACAAATCTGAGACATGATCTTTGCAAAGTTATATCCACCTTTTTCAATAgctaatgaatgaatgaatttccaATActcattaaaatactaaaaatgcaaaacaaaaagaatttataagaaacactacaaaaaaaagcataaacaaTATCTGCAAATCTATTATTACTTATCATAGGCGACCTTTCAAACTACACATCTATGACAAATTGGATATTAAACTACACCTATTACATACTTGACTTCTACTGCACAAGATTACTACTACTACTGCTTCTGTTTGCATTACGGAACCAAAGAAGACCCAACAACTCAATACCCACCATTAAGCACAGATTTTTCACATACAAACAAAACGAAAATGACGAGAGCAACCCAGAGAGAACGGCAGATGAAGACCCCAACACAGAGAAAACtaaaacccaacaacaaatagATGAAGACCTCTTACCCAAAAATGCAGATGAAAGAATAGACTTCAAATCCAGAAGAGAAGACCGTGGGAGGGATCGAAGACCGCGCACAACTCTGATCTGGTTTGGGGCTCTGGTTTTCTTCaaacgaaaatgaaatgaattctcTCCTCCCGCGTAAGTAATGTAATGTTTCtgggtttttcttcttcttctttttttatattttaattatcagcTGACGTGGCAGTTGCCACATCAGCCGCGAGGCCGCGGAGGGGTTACCACCCAGTGGTATGTAGCAGTATTGTTGTTATTATATTACAGATTTGACTAACCATTTACTTGTTGATTTTGTTTCGGATTCATAACTAATTgttgaaataatatttgtttatatgagatttaattgtttattacttttcattgcAGCACCTATTTGCTAATATTTTAAACAACTAAAAATGATCATAACTGACAAACTTTTGTCTTTTTTCCATCACTCACTAAGTTGCACATGCTCATAGAAATGACATTTCTTTTATAAGCTTGTCCCCATAACAAACTATATGCCCGCACAAATGATATTGCTTTAAGCTAATGGAATTATGAAGACAATGTTGGTCAGTTCTTATAATTAAAAGACTCGACTAGAGATATTCCAGTCATGATATTGGTATCAAGTTTGATTATGGAACCATTCAACACATCCAATGGTGGTGGATGTAGTCCTTGGAGGGAGGCATACCCCATAGTAAAAGACCACCAAATCCTGTGAGAGGATAACCCAAGGTGATAAAGGAGAGTAAAGGGTGCACATCCCACGTGGGGGAAAAACCATGCGTGTAGGTTACATGATACCATGAATAGTGAACAGTAAGCAAtgacaaatttgaaaatttgggtTTAAGgcaaaataaagataaagaaatGAGCATGTTGATAGATGatgcattattaatattttttcatatgatcaTGGCTCAATTATATTCAATTTCTGGTTAATAAATTGTTACAATCAGTGGTATTATTTTACTTAGATCGAGACTCATTTCTAAATATTAAATGTCTATCTATTATTTTCGGATGTCCATCATATCATTTAACACTAATATCTGCTCATTGTAATCTGCTCATTATGATCTACTCATTTGTTCACACTACTAGTGATCCAATACTAACTTCCACATACTGAGTTGTTGAACTCATATTTTcccttttatatttttgtagatgacaTTGTACAGCAGGACTAGAATTAAAAACTTTACAAGTGCAACAATTGTGATCATTAGAGACAACCATATCCAAATTCTTGACAGAGGTATGCAAGTCTTCTTCTGGATAGACACCCCGTTTGAGGATAATAAATGACCAATGATAGGATGTATACTATCCCCCAATAGCTCCCACCATAATGATTCCCGCCCCTCCACCAAGAAATGAGTATCCAAACTTTCCTATGAAGGACCTGTCTCATGAGGAGGGGGATCTAAGTGGAATTTTTCCATAGGAAGGGTAGAATTAGTACCACAACTGTCCAAAAGAGGGAATTTTGTTATGTAACcctttatgttaaaaaatgtctCGTAACTTTTGCTAGtcattttttcatgtaaagAACAACCCACTTTTGTTGTTTTATACCTCTTCTTGATTAGTTACACTTTTCTTGACATATCTGATTCCATTAGCAACTCGTGCAAAGTGCTCACCAAAAAACAAGCATTACAAAATTTAATTGCTCGCCACTCGGCAAGCAACATAGAAAGGGATAGTTCTTACTACCTCAGCGAGGAACATAAAGAATGATAAAACTCAAGGGGTAGGCAAGTAATACTGCAGGTAATGATCTTGCCACCAGGTGAGCATTACAGGGGGGTTACTTGCCACTCGACAAGCAATGTAGGGAGTAATAGTTCTCTCCATCTCGGCGAGGAACATACAGAGCTTGTGCAATAGGCAAGCAATACAATAGGTAAAGTGGCTGCCTCTAGGCGACCATTATGAGGCTCAATTGCTTGCCACTTGATGAGCAACGTAGGGAGTACTAGTGTTTGTCATCTTAATAAGGAACATACAAGGATAAAGTTCATGCAATAGGCGAGAAATGCAGAAAGCAAAGTGCTCGCCATTAGGAGAGCATCATGGATACAATTGGAGCAAAGTGCTCGTAGCCTGGGCGAGCACCTCAgggacaaaatgaaaaaaatccaaataagatggaaaatgaaagaaaaaggataagtgatgttataaaatatcttaagactatattatctatatgaaatattattgattgattgattaattaattaattaattttccacagttattaaaaaaataatatctggGTCATGGCAGAACACTAGGGTTACCCTGCTCCTCATTTTCTATACGTGCACGTGCcccgggggggagggggggaactAGTGTTCAtgaaaaaaccacaaaaaaccAAATTTGTTAGTGTAAATAATCCAAACCATGAGTAGGTAGGATGTGCAAAACCTAAACCAAGTGGCCTAATCTTCAAGGTTGTGTTTTGTGAAACTTCAATTTATTGGTAGAGATCAATGGGCAATTCATACATGTGTTCTTGCTCATTCGCCTTGACACTTTCGAGGAGATCCCTGAGTGCTCAAGTGGGGCTCGAGGGCGACCTCGCTGCTACTGGTGTTTTGCAAGAGTGTAGTGAAAGTCTGCAGTGTCCGAGCAAAGCATGAAGGCAATGTTGTTGTGATAAAAGTGAAGGTCTAGGGTGCCCGAGCGAGGCTCAAAGGCTACCCTACCTTGGCGATAGTGAAGGTTTGGTGTGCTTGAGCAGTTTGATCAAGATTGGTGTGCAGAGTGCGTCGCTTATCTACTTATCCATCTTCGTGTTCCCCCTTGTTTGTCCCTTTGGAGCCTCATAGGGATTTGAGGGGTTTTATGGGGAACACATCCAAAACCCACACATGTAagcacaaataaaatttaaatagctaGTGTGGGAAAAGCAAATCAAGCCAAGTGGCTTGTAACGACCCAAAAGAAATCCAATAGGTGAATTTTTTTAGACCTAAGAAACATCATGAAAACACGAAAGATTTCACGAATCAAGCGACCAATTAGGATTTAGTCCGTCAGTGTATTTAGATCTTGATCCACTATGATGAtagaattgtatttttattcaattcagGCACTTAAGGGTATaagtttacaaaaaaaattgtaccaTTAGACTcggatgaatatttaggattttatgatgCAATAAAAAGTTTCGAGTTTCTCTGCTGAATAGTGGATTTAAAGTGCCTTTCTATTTAACTAAAACACTTAGTAGTAGAATTTCGTGAAATGAATTGTACCATTACACTTGTaggaatatttatgattttatagtgCAATAAAAAGTTTCGAGATTTTTCAGGTGAATAGTAACACCCGAGAGAGCGCCGCATGGCAACTGTTTAAATTGTTGTCAAATCACTAAGTAGGAATCCCAAATTCACTAAGGATCACTAGGGTTGTTTTCTGACATGGTACATTCCCAGCCATTCACTAGGACATGTCAAGTGAAGGACAAATGTGAAGGAAATGGAGTGTGATTCAAGCCATGTGATCATGCCTCTTACACCAAATACTATACCACCCAACCGAACACTATTTGGTCAACCAAAAGAAGGTTTCAACCCTAATGAAACTCCAAACCATTGAAATctaaccgaaaccctaaatccCTTGTGATGGTTGAAACCCTAATTTGGTTTCCAAAGCCTAAACCACTAAGTTTTGATGAACTATTTTATCACTTGTTTAAATCACTTCTTCATGTAATTAACCACTTAATTACATACTCATACACCATTAACCACTCCCTTACATCTTGGTAATTTCATTTAACCAAGAAAAGTTTCATTTGAACCAAGCATGGACCGAAACCCTAACTAAACTCCAAACTAAACCCCTTCGGTTAGCCCCACTTAGTCCCACCGAAACCACCCCTTTCGGCAAAGCTTCTTAGACAAGATTTCACACTCTTACAAGGCCATACTTAGGGTGTAATTCAACCTAATGATTAATCACAAATAGTGGCTTGATGGCAAGCCAAAATCACCATCATCAGCCCCCCAATCACTCAACCAgaacaacaacagaaaattagCTGATGTGCATCCCTCTTTCCTCCCCCTTTATAGCTACCACCCTCCCATCCAAGGGTCATTCAAGAATCCCCCAAGTCAGCCTCCATCTATATCCCATGCTCCTTGCTTTTCATTTCACACACTTTACATTTTCACTTGTATTCCAAGAGAGAAAtcg encodes the following:
- the LOC121242264 gene encoding protein FAR1-RELATED SEQUENCE 5-like; the protein is MDGIAPKAIITDQDRAMKNAIVIVFPETQHRFCLWHILKKVSEKLGSYSSYKTGMKNALMKCLYDTQLVDEFEKCWNQLINTYNLHGNVWLQSLYVEREHWVSTFLKECFLAEMSTMQRSESMNAFFDSYVHSRTNLKEFVDQFDNALKKKIENENFADFQSFNVRIPCISRSSIEKRFQELYMNAKFKEVQQQINGIIDLNPKLHKSDGAVKIYMVEDEVCLEEFTKLVTHFVDFSDKDAVAKCSCGLFEMMEILCRHILVVFRCNDIKFLSKMYILDLWRKDIKRGYILIHSSYDGGEQRADSNRYSSLLNICY